A single genomic interval of Juglans regia cultivar Chandler chromosome 1, Walnut 2.0, whole genome shotgun sequence harbors:
- the LOC118348488 gene encoding uncharacterized protein LOC118348488, translating to MRKRKRETSNGNNAGNVWKLIWGLNVQNVVKHFLWKATHNVLPTKQNLYKKQITESDCCPICEREPETIMHVVWSCPAASDVWVENDSPVNKWYSSDYEFMDLWVKLNAFIKEEKVEVVACIMRKIWMRRNLLLFEKKFYHSRNLISAATQGLREFKLSQDQLQKTQMQGNVDRSVIKWEKPEEMVVKAN from the coding sequence ATGAGGAAGAGGAAAAGGGAAACTTCAAATGGAAATAATGCAGGAAATGTGTGGAAGTTGATATGGGGTTTAAATGTTCAAAATGTGGTGAAGCACTTCCTGTGGAAGGCAACTCATAACGTGctaccaacaaaacaaaacctatATAAGAAGCAAATCACTGAGTCTGATTGCTGTCCAATTTGTGAGAGGGAACCCGAGACAATTATGCATGTTGTGTGGAGTTGCCCAGCTGCCTCAGATGTTTGGGTAGAGAACGACAGTCCAGTGAACAAATGGTACAGTTCAGATTATGAGTTTATGGATTTGTGGGTGAAACTAAATGCATTTATCAAAGAAGAGAAGGTGGAGGTGGTAGCTTGTATTATGAGGAAGATATGGATGAGAagaaatttactattatttgaaaagaaattttatcacTCGAGGAATCTTATTTCTGCTGCAACCCAGGGACTAAGGGAGTTCAAGCTTTCCCAGGACCAACTACAGAAAACTCAGATGCAAGGGAATGTGGATAGAAGTGTTATTAAATGGGAAAAACCAGAGGAAATGGTAGTGAAAGCAAATTGA